A region of Streptomyces deccanensis DNA encodes the following proteins:
- a CDS encoding MarR family winged helix-turn-helix transcriptional regulator — protein sequence MDAREAGERIERELLILTRNRETSTPRGVRDGGALDRSAYVLLTRLEAQGPMSIPDFVEAFGFNASTFTRQTSALLREGLVERTLDPDGGVARKFRITDKGSARLTEQREEFVAGLTGVIADWPAERLRRFVADLEQFNTDIERISGRSWPRPMAEG from the coding sequence GTGGATGCCCGAGAGGCGGGGGAGCGCATCGAGCGGGAGCTGCTGATCCTGACGCGGAACCGCGAGACGTCGACGCCCCGTGGCGTCCGCGACGGCGGTGCCCTGGACCGCAGCGCCTATGTTCTGCTCACCAGGCTGGAGGCCCAAGGGCCCATGTCCATCCCGGACTTCGTGGAGGCGTTCGGGTTCAACGCGTCCACGTTCACCCGCCAGACCTCGGCGCTCCTGCGGGAGGGGCTGGTGGAGCGGACCCTCGACCCCGACGGGGGAGTGGCCCGTAAGTTCCGGATCACCGACAAGGGGTCGGCGCGCCTCACCGAGCAGCGCGAGGAGTTCGTCGCCGGGCTCACCGGCGTCATCGCCGACTGGCCCGCCGAACGCCTCCGGCGCTTCGTCGCCGACCTGGAGCAGTTCAACACCGACATCGAACGTATCAGCGGACGTTCTTGGCCACGTCCCATGGCCGAGGGCTGA
- a CDS encoding TetR/AcrR family transcriptional regulator: MTVGAGRGAPSVRRRDALRNRELLVAAAHEVFTEQGLEAPLDVIARRAGVGNATLYRHFPSRATLIEAVFHDQLTGTMAVGDRVRDAPDAWTGLVEYLGAVFHTLASDRGTNDLMTTHLPGIDVLEDVHEHNRRTVELLLRRGREEGTVRGDVTTEDVLFAFAALGRAVPALTAATTPDAWRRPLTLLLDGLRPSAPTPPTPPTVLPGIALTAEQLHAVLGELGPHRSTKG, encoded by the coding sequence ATGACCGTCGGTGCGGGTCGTGGGGCGCCGTCGGTGCGGCGGCGGGACGCGCTGCGCAATCGGGAGCTGTTGGTGGCGGCGGCTCATGAGGTGTTCACCGAGCAGGGGCTCGAAGCGCCGCTGGATGTGATCGCCCGCCGGGCCGGGGTGGGGAACGCGACGCTGTACCGGCACTTCCCGAGCCGCGCCACGCTCATCGAGGCCGTCTTCCACGACCAGCTCACCGGCACGATGGCCGTGGGGGACCGGGTCCGCGACGCGCCGGACGCCTGGACCGGGCTGGTCGAGTACCTCGGCGCGGTCTTCCACACGCTGGCGTCCGACCGGGGCACCAACGACCTCATGACCACGCATCTGCCGGGCATCGACGTCCTGGAGGACGTCCACGAGCACAACCGGCGGACCGTCGAGCTGCTGCTGCGGCGCGGCCGTGAGGAGGGCACGGTGCGTGGCGATGTCACCACCGAGGACGTCCTCTTCGCCTTCGCCGCCCTCGGTCGCGCCGTCCCCGCCCTCACCGCCGCCACCACCCCCGACGCCTGGCGCCGCCCCCTCACCCTCCTCCTCGACGGCCTCCGGCCCTCCGCACCCACACCACCGACGCCACCGACAGTCCTGCCGGGGATCGCCCTCACCGCCGAGCAACTCCACGCCGTATTGGGAGAGTTGGGGCCGCATCGGTCGACCAAGGGGTAG
- a CDS encoding cytochrome P450 — MVSDGPLDPPAAWERLRARCPVATVELPSGDRAKFVSRYDDVRALLSDPRFARPRAGEDTARLSADGSGGVAADASPEYALAIPEHGEQHLRWRRQVGRYFTAKRMAALRPGMARIAESLLDDMIEQATPGEPADLKAALGFPLPVYVICDLLGAPAEDRDRFSHWSDAFLNVSRFSKEETRAAFTEFAGYMSALVEAKRAASGEDLLSTLIVESAALPEEERLTDAELLATGMGLLVAGHETTANMIGKMVALLLADRGRWEQLLADPSLVRTAVEEVLRFDANLGAFGMRRYLSEDVELDGELLPGGTTVFCGMSSANRDDRVFPSPDEMDLTRSPNPHLTFGAGPHSCLGQALARTELQVVLEVLLRKLPTLELAVPADELRKVEGLLVGGLREVPVRW; from the coding sequence ATGGTCAGCGACGGGCCACTGGACCCGCCCGCCGCGTGGGAGCGGCTGCGCGCCCGCTGCCCGGTGGCCACGGTCGAGCTGCCGAGCGGCGACCGGGCGAAGTTCGTGAGCCGTTACGACGACGTCCGCGCCCTCCTCTCCGACCCCCGCTTCGCCCGCCCGCGCGCCGGCGAGGACACCGCGCGGCTCTCCGCCGACGGCTCCGGCGGCGTCGCGGCCGACGCGAGCCCCGAGTACGCGTTGGCGATCCCCGAGCACGGCGAGCAGCATCTGCGCTGGCGGCGCCAGGTGGGCCGGTACTTCACCGCGAAACGCATGGCTGCCCTGCGCCCCGGCATGGCGCGGATCGCGGAGTCCCTGCTCGACGACATGATCGAGCAGGCCACGCCGGGTGAACCGGCCGACCTGAAGGCGGCCCTCGGCTTCCCGCTCCCGGTCTACGTCATCTGCGACCTGCTCGGCGCTCCGGCCGAGGACCGCGACCGCTTCTCGCACTGGTCGGACGCGTTCCTGAACGTCAGCCGCTTCTCGAAGGAGGAGACCCGGGCGGCGTTCACGGAGTTCGCGGGCTATATGTCCGCCCTGGTCGAGGCGAAGCGCGCCGCGTCGGGTGAGGATCTGCTCAGCACGCTGATCGTGGAGAGCGCCGCGCTGCCGGAGGAGGAACGCCTCACCGACGCCGAACTCCTCGCCACCGGCATGGGGTTGCTGGTGGCCGGCCACGAGACCACCGCGAACATGATCGGCAAGATGGTCGCGCTGCTGCTGGCCGACCGCGGCCGCTGGGAGCAGTTGCTCGCCGATCCCTCCCTGGTCCGTACGGCGGTGGAGGAGGTGCTGCGCTTCGACGCCAACCTCGGCGCGTTCGGGATGCGGCGCTATCTGAGCGAGGACGTGGAGCTGGACGGGGAGCTGCTGCCGGGCGGCACCACCGTGTTCTGCGGGATGTCTTCTGCCAACCGGGACGACCGGGTCTTCCCCTCGCCCGACGAGATGGACCTGACCCGCAGCCCCAACCCCCACCTCACGTTCGGCGCCGGGCCGCACTCGTGCCTCGGCCAGGCCCTCGCGCGCACGGAGTTGCAGGTCGTCCTCGAAGTCCTCCTCCGCAAGCTGCCCACCCTCGAACTCGCCGTCCCCGCCGATGAGTTGCGCAAGGTCGAGGGCCTCCTCGTCGGCGGCCTGCGCGAGGTCCCGGTGCGCTGGTGA
- a CDS encoding lysyl oxidase family protein: MTSQMTNSSSPTGETGPASATSSSGPSGGQDRRRRLKRPGLAALASLTVVAAVAGAAPGAGAAPAAKPGTPQIKLIAASNSVTLTRSEWMGGVSLQLGTYLSVDNAPLELQVTRKSYKDPIVVKQFLRDGKTTKTKTLPKGTVDDFSGLKGFLEMSIKNAAGEEVLKSADTFCPNNASGRIRPDAPDLNHYPQSCSTNPWTLGSVWGIEKGWATNTTQFDYERGVDLPAGEYTAKVGVAKKYRDLFGIPDDRPTIKVTVREEPAGEDGGEGGVGMAPSKSSSSAHHGGAHGGHDAKSAPAGQPAPDSHHYGPRGADAPTPPELSFALQDRGLANHLGDGKGHTDGSRIAPALQAAPKRPTGKAGAPANTPKPDLRSLPAWDIAITDGEDGDAPGKDYLAFSANVWNAGPAPLVVDGFRKPGANLMDSYQYFYDAKGKQVGYAPAGTMEWDPREGHEHWHFTDFASYRLLSADQTKEVRSGKEAFCLANTDAIDYTVKNANWHPENTDLSTACGSEDAINVREVLDVGSGDTYTQYRPGQSFDITDLPNGTYYIQVIANPENRLQEANHKNNVALRKVILGGTEGARTVQVPPHDLIDAK; the protein is encoded by the coding sequence ATGACCAGCCAGATGACCAACTCCTCCAGCCCGACCGGCGAGACCGGTCCGGCGAGCGCGACCAGCTCGTCCGGCCCGTCCGGTGGCCAGGACCGCCGCCGTCGCCTGAAGCGCCCGGGCCTCGCCGCCCTGGCGTCGCTCACGGTGGTCGCCGCCGTGGCCGGGGCCGCCCCCGGCGCCGGTGCCGCGCCCGCCGCCAAGCCCGGGACGCCGCAGATCAAGCTGATCGCCGCGTCGAACTCCGTGACGCTCACCCGCTCCGAGTGGATGGGCGGCGTCAGCCTCCAGCTCGGGACCTACCTGTCGGTCGACAACGCGCCCCTGGAGCTCCAGGTGACGCGCAAGTCGTACAAGGACCCCATCGTCGTCAAGCAGTTCCTGCGCGACGGCAAGACCACCAAGACGAAGACGCTGCCGAAGGGCACCGTCGACGACTTCTCCGGGCTGAAGGGCTTCCTGGAGATGTCGATCAAGAACGCGGCGGGCGAGGAGGTCCTGAAGAGCGCGGACACCTTCTGCCCGAACAACGCCTCGGGCCGCATCCGTCCGGACGCCCCCGACCTCAACCACTATCCGCAGAGCTGCTCCACCAACCCGTGGACGCTGGGCTCGGTGTGGGGCATCGAGAAGGGCTGGGCCACCAACACCACCCAGTTCGACTACGAGAGGGGCGTGGACCTGCCGGCCGGCGAGTACACCGCCAAGGTCGGCGTCGCGAAGAAGTACCGCGACCTGTTCGGCATCCCCGACGACCGGCCGACCATCAAGGTGACGGTGCGGGAGGAGCCCGCCGGCGAGGACGGCGGGGAAGGCGGCGTGGGCATGGCCCCGTCGAAGTCGTCGTCCTCCGCCCACCACGGCGGAGCCCACGGCGGTCACGACGCGAAGTCCGCCCCGGCCGGACAGCCGGCCCCGGACAGCCACCACTACGGCCCGCGCGGCGCCGACGCCCCGACGCCGCCCGAGCTGTCCTTCGCCCTTCAGGACCGGGGCCTGGCCAACCACCTCGGCGACGGCAAGGGCCACACCGACGGCTCCCGCATCGCACCCGCGCTGCAGGCCGCCCCCAAGCGTCCCACCGGCAAGGCGGGCGCCCCGGCGAACACCCCCAAGCCGGACCTGCGCTCGCTCCCCGCCTGGGACATCGCCATCACCGACGGCGAGGACGGCGACGCACCCGGCAAGGACTACCTCGCCTTCAGCGCCAACGTGTGGAACGCCGGCCCCGCGCCGCTCGTCGTCGACGGCTTCCGCAAGCCGGGCGCGAACCTGATGGACTCGTACCAGTACTTCTACGACGCCAAGGGCAAGCAGGTCGGCTACGCACCCGCCGGCACCATGGAGTGGGACCCGCGCGAGGGCCACGAGCACTGGCACTTCACGGACTTCGCCAGCTACCGCCTGCTCAGCGCGGACCAGACCAAGGAGGTGCGCTCCGGCAAGGAGGCGTTCTGCCTGGCCAACACCGACGCCATCGACTACACGGTGAAGAACGCCAACTGGCACCCGGAGAACACCGACCTGTCCACCGCGTGCGGTTCCGAGGACGCCATCAACGTCCGTGAGGTCCTCGACGTCGGCTCCGGCGACACGTACACCCAGTACCGTCCCGGCCAGTCCTTCGACATCACCGACCTGCCGAACGGCACGTACTACATCCAGGTGATCGCCAACCCGGAGAACCGTCTCCAGGAGGCCAACCACAAGAACAACGTCGCGCTCCGCAAGGTGATCCTCGGCGGCACGGAGGGCGCCCGCACGGTCCAGGTCCCGCCGCACGACCTGATCGACGCCAAGTGA
- a CDS encoding NADPH-dependent F420 reductase gives MTKTLGLIGSGMIGGALARLAVAAGMDVVLSNSRGPETLADLVAELGDRAHAATPAEAARAGDLVVATIPLHAYTRLSAADLAGRTVIDTMNYYPERDGRLAELDGGGLTSSALVQRHLADSYVVKAFNAIDFRRLLTSARPAGAADRSALPVAGDHAAAKDEVIRLLDALGYDAVDLGPLAESWRAEPGTPVYVTPYLAERPAGLGQEEAGRWFFETPGVPVPAARVRELTDSAVRGEPGTARMALADD, from the coding sequence ATGACCAAGACCCTCGGACTCATCGGCAGCGGAATGATCGGCGGTGCGCTGGCCCGGCTGGCCGTCGCCGCGGGGATGGACGTCGTCCTGAGCAACTCGCGCGGCCCCGAGACCCTCGCCGACCTGGTCGCCGAACTCGGCGACCGCGCCCACGCCGCCACCCCCGCCGAGGCCGCGCGGGCCGGTGACCTGGTCGTGGCGACGATCCCGCTGCACGCCTACACGCGGCTCTCCGCCGCCGACCTGGCGGGCAGGACCGTGATCGACACCATGAACTACTACCCGGAGCGCGACGGCCGCCTCGCCGAACTGGACGGCGGCGGCCTGACCTCCAGCGCCCTGGTCCAGCGGCACCTGGCCGACTCGTACGTGGTCAAGGCCTTCAACGCCATCGACTTCCGGCGGTTGCTCACCAGCGCCCGGCCCGCCGGGGCCGCCGACCGCAGTGCCCTGCCCGTCGCGGGCGACCACGCGGCGGCCAAGGACGAGGTGATCCGGCTTCTCGACGCCCTTGGCTACGACGCGGTCGATCTCGGCCCCCTGGCCGAGAGCTGGCGCGCCGAGCCGGGCACGCCGGTGTACGTCACGCCGTACCTGGCGGAACGCCCGGCCGGGCTCGGCCAGGAGGAGGCGGGGCGCTGGTTCTTCGAGACCCCCGGTGTCCCGGTCCCGGCCGCCCGGGTGAGGGAACTGACGGACTCGGCGGTACGCGGCGAGCCGGGCACCGCCCGCATGGCCCTCGCCGACGACTGA
- a CDS encoding SCO2400 family protein has protein sequence MDYCSSCRRHLNGALVCPGCGAYAPDIAPAAIDSRVDPSGPTGEATSPLMIPLPPTTPAAPVLPAATWEYGATADEGWHGGTPADEPAGIDGGHLGRSTDGTADRAADRAADADGARDVNGVNGVDVVNGVDVEGVDVVPQGRAARRRQLARWKKNQRRAVVATAVALVGGGLTVMGMDRQSTDRTQAATAPDAESLGSVEQQGSQRDRTSATETDDARRTPDDSPSWTPSGDPVRDRSTASRSNSRAEHPNVPRTDSATPSAQDARTGSSGAGRSAADDTAATPSDGTTTPPATDDPGASSDAGTGTGSGSGADNGSGTGSEAGSGSGGDTGSGSGSGSGSDTGASDGSSSDTATTSPSGLCLLGIVCVN, from the coding sequence ATGGACTACTGCTCCTCATGTCGCCGACATCTCAACGGCGCCCTCGTGTGCCCGGGCTGCGGCGCCTACGCGCCCGACATAGCCCCGGCCGCGATCGACAGCCGTGTCGACCCGTCCGGGCCCACCGGGGAGGCGACCTCACCGCTGATGATCCCCCTGCCGCCGACGACACCGGCGGCACCGGTGCTTCCGGCCGCGACGTGGGAGTACGGGGCGACGGCGGACGAGGGGTGGCACGGCGGGACGCCGGCGGACGAGCCGGCGGGCATCGACGGCGGGCACCTCGGCCGGAGCACTGACGGGACCGCTGACCGGGCCGCGGACCGGGCCGCTGACGCGGATGGCGCTCGCGACGTGAACGGCGTGAACGGCGTGGATGTCGTGAACGGCGTGGACGTCGAGGGCGTGGACGTGGTGCCGCAGGGGCGGGCCGCGCGCCGGCGTCAGTTGGCGCGGTGGAAGAAGAACCAGCGCCGGGCCGTCGTCGCGACCGCCGTGGCGCTGGTCGGTGGCGGACTGACCGTCATGGGCATGGACCGGCAGTCCACCGACCGCACCCAGGCGGCCACGGCCCCGGACGCCGAGAGCCTCGGCTCCGTCGAGCAACAGGGCTCGCAGCGCGACCGGACGTCGGCGACGGAGACCGACGACGCCCGGCGCACCCCGGACGACTCCCCCTCATGGACCCCGTCCGGCGACCCCGTACGCGACCGCTCCACCGCGAGCCGGTCGAACTCCCGCGCCGAGCACCCCAATGTGCCCCGTACGGACTCGGCCACGCCGTCCGCCCAGGACGCGCGGACCGGCTCCTCCGGCGCCGGCAGGTCGGCCGCCGACGACACCGCCGCCACCCCGTCGGACGGAACGACCACGCCGCCGGCCACCGACGACCCCGGCGCCTCGTCGGACGCGGGCACCGGCACGGGATCGGGCTCCGGCGCGGACAACGGCTCGGGCACCGGCTCGGAAGCGGGAAGCGGCTCGGGCGGGGACACGGGATCGGGCTCCGGCTCGGGCTCCGGTTCGGACACGGGCGCATCCGACGGTTCGAGCTCCGACACGGCGACGACGTCCCCCTCGGGGCTCTGCCTGCTCGGGATCGTGTGCGTGAACTGA
- a CDS encoding ferredoxin, whose translation MKVHVDETKCCGAGLCVLIAPEVFDQRDEDGIVVLLDQTPAAPHHPAVREAAAVCPTAAITLDGTE comes from the coding sequence ATGAAGGTCCACGTCGACGAGACGAAATGCTGTGGCGCCGGCCTGTGCGTCCTCATCGCCCCCGAGGTCTTCGACCAACGCGACGAGGACGGCATCGTCGTACTCCTCGACCAGACCCCCGCCGCACCGCACCATCCGGCCGTCCGCGAGGCGGCGGCGGTCTGCCCGACGGCGGCGATCACCCTCGACGGGACGGAGTGA
- a CDS encoding alpha/beta hydrolase codes for MTKRPTRRAVLSGGLGAGLALAGAVGGGGGGSAWAVGGGGVDEEYVPVPVGAGGGPVGSDRVHVLKVGSRDARTVVVLVPGMFGAANDFRLMARDLVARVPGTQVWAVDRREENLADRSGFARARDADPVGYYLDGRYRALEPAAAGYVGRWGLERALDDLRGVVRAARVGGRRRVVLGGHSWGATSALAYAAWDFGGRPGYRDLVGLAVLDGGVRGAFEGTGAPVRDSPEEVRERLAAIAGGQVFDMTLSGVGMGERAESTQIWYQLAGWYAHHAPEGRSVLQDRVPEALRVPFPVTNAALLGSFVDAGFGWPNDISVHSGHLAAAADADADGVRGWVDDGITPIGRVAEAYAGPVPGVWEWYWPARLSVDLDVSDAYADTDLARSLGLRLRHAAGLDIPLYAFQTSYAKGTVVESARRVAAESRVPYAVYESDNSMNHLDPLFAATSHNTATDTLAEFLRGVTGTPGGR; via the coding sequence ATGACGAAACGGCCGACGCGTAGAGCGGTGTTGAGCGGTGGGCTGGGCGCGGGGCTGGCCCTGGCCGGGGCGGTGGGCGGAGGCGGGGGCGGGAGTGCCTGGGCCGTCGGCGGCGGGGGCGTGGACGAGGAGTACGTGCCGGTTCCGGTCGGGGCCGGGGGCGGGCCCGTCGGCAGTGATCGGGTGCATGTGCTGAAGGTGGGGTCGCGGGACGCGCGGACCGTGGTGGTGCTGGTGCCGGGGATGTTCGGCGCGGCGAACGACTTCCGGCTGATGGCGCGGGACCTGGTCGCGCGCGTGCCCGGGACACAGGTGTGGGCGGTCGACCGGCGCGAGGAGAACCTCGCCGACCGCAGCGGGTTCGCGAGGGCGCGGGACGCCGACCCCGTGGGCTACTACCTCGACGGGCGCTACCGGGCCCTGGAGCCCGCCGCCGCCGGGTACGTCGGGCGGTGGGGGCTGGAGCGGGCCCTCGACGACCTGCGTGGCGTCGTGCGCGCCGCTCGCGTGGGCGGGCGGCGGCGCGTCGTGCTCGGCGGGCACTCCTGGGGGGCGACCAGTGCGCTGGCGTACGCGGCCTGGGACTTCGGCGGCCGGCCCGGGTACCGGGATCTGGTGGGGCTCGCGGTCCTCGACGGGGGCGTGCGCGGCGCGTTCGAGGGGACGGGGGCGCCCGTGCGGGACTCGCCGGAGGAGGTGCGGGAGCGGCTCGCGGCGATCGCCGGCGGGCAGGTCTTCGACATGACGCTCAGCGGGGTCGGAATGGGCGAGCGGGCCGAGAGCACCCAGATCTGGTACCAGCTCGCCGGGTGGTACGCCCACCACGCCCCCGAGGGCCGGTCCGTCCTCCAGGACCGGGTGCCAGAGGCGCTGCGGGTGCCGTTCCCGGTGACCAACGCCGCGCTGCTCGGCAGCTTCGTCGACGCGGGCTTCGGCTGGCCGAACGACATCAGCGTCCACTCGGGGCACCTCGCGGCGGCGGCCGACGCCGACGCCGACGGCGTACGGGGGTGGGTCGACGACGGGATCACGCCGATCGGACGGGTCGCGGAGGCGTACGCGGGGCCCGTGCCCGGGGTGTGGGAGTGGTACTGGCCCGCCCGTCTCTCCGTCGACCTCGACGTGAGCGACGCCTACGCGGACACCGACCTGGCCCGCTCCCTCGGGCTGCGCCTGCGTCACGCCGCCGGCCTCGACATCCCCCTCTACGCCTTCCAGACCAGCTACGCCAAGGGCACGGTCGTGGAGAGCGCCCGCCGTGTCGCCGCCGAGTCCCGCGTCCCGTACGCCGTCTACGAGTCCGACAACTCCATGAACCACCTCGACCCCCTCTTCGCCGCCACGTCCCACAACACGGCGACGGACACGTTGGCGGAGTTCCTGAGGGGGGTGACGGGGACACCCGGGGGCCGGTGA